From Plasmodium yoelii strain 17X genome assembly, chromosome: 11, a single genomic window includes:
- a CDS encoding RNA methyltransferase, putative, with product MNLILISANIIYKNDGDYLFKTDGRQTSHLKNILKVKLNQIIKVGVINKGKGEGIILEENPKFYIIKLLTPIHLEKSQNNFLPIDVVLCIPRPKVLNKALQQLSSVGVKKIIIVFSEYSNKCYESSKMLKNDEIKFALQLGLEQAMCTSFPKVYVHYTFSSFFMNIQNYCDENTIKVCAHTDIKKKNEHPLEYSILNKEKGKILLMLGCERGFSDLEIYLLQKLNFNFLNLSERILKCETALLIIIGKLLLLTENVSLRPNGKKMIRCSHKKENYNITNVNETDLSIDSNESTKQEKQINTNFTLQNKAELIKKIKNILTDPDIPEQLIISMTDFIRNQENGEYVNKNGEYVNKNGEYVNKNGEYVNENGEYVNKNSDSEKNNMHEQNEHMINSILRIIKSFNSEEENNFQCAYLSLLLKKIKYKNQLDTSYNDIKNNVDEDGVFIYRTQRYMSKKKNS from the coding sequence ATGAACTTAATACTAATTAGTGCAAACataatttacaaaaatgATGGGGactatttatttaaaaccGATGGAAGACAAACAAgccatttaaaaaatattttaaaagttaaattaaatcaaataatTAAAGTTGGAGTAATTAATAAAGGTAAAGGGGAAGGAATTATTTTAGAAGAAAATccaaaattttatataataaaattattaactcCTATACATTTAGAAAAATCTCAAAATAACTTTTTACCTATTGACGTTGTTTTATGTATACCTCGACCAAAAGTTTTAAATAAAGCACTTCAACAATTATCTTCTGTAggtgttaaaaaaattattattgtattttcagaatattcaaataaatgTTATGAATCCagtaaaatgttaaaaaatgatgaaataaagTTTGCACTTCAATTGGGATTAGAACAAGCTATGTGCACAAGTTTTCCAAAAGTTTATGTGCATTATACATTTAGttctttttttatgaacattCAGAATTATTGTGATGAAAATACAATAAAAGTGTGTGCACACacagatataaaaaaaaaaaatgaacatccTCTTGAATATTCTATTTTAAACaaagaaaaaggaaaaatactTTTAATGTTAGGTTGTGAACGAGGATTTTCAGATTTAGAAATTTATTTGttacaaaaattaaattttaattttttaaatttatcagAAAGAATATTAAAATGTGAAACAGctttgttaataataattggAAAGTTACTTTTATTAACAGAAAATGTGTCGCTACGTccaaatggaaaaaaaatgattaggTGCTCacataaaaaagaaaattataatattactaaTGTTAATGAAACTGACTTGAGTATTGATTCGAATGAATCCACAAAACaggaaaaacaaataaataccAATTTTACTTTGCAAAATAAAGCAGAactaattaaaaaaataaaaaatatattaactgATCCAGATATTCCTGAACAGTTAATAATTTCTATGACTGATTTTATTCGCAATCAAGAAAATGGTGagtatgttaataaaaatggtgagtacgttaataaaaatggtgagtatgttaataaaaatggtgaGTATGTTAATGAAAATGGTGagtatgttaataaaaatagcgacagtgaaaaaaacaatatgcatGAACAGAATGAGCATATGATTAATAGtattttaaggattataaaATCGTTTAATAGCGAAGAGGAAAATAATTTCCAATGCGCTTACTTAAGTTTgttacttaaaaaaataaaatataaaaatcaaCTTGATACATCATATAacgatataaaaaataatgtagatGAAGATGGCGTATTTATATATAGGACTCAAAGATATatgtcaaaaaaaaaaaattcttag
- a CDS encoding vacuolar transporter chaperone, putative yields the protein MEDIPNHYKRYYVSHKKIKRIILNMGKKYKKKLEKGLMQNTVKHADKQRIKMLPPFLYNDIISHEIKKVNKFSENKYNEIIKNLVEVYKELKKIKCNSELLKNKKDIEKILDLIGCDIIHFDFYIQKNFKIIMKLVFFFDKIMNISINQWVLLSLIKEKFCNINIENLIVYLSFLYSSLRLINNNEVNNKDKNNQIDNNQNKNNETWIPPDTFERTSNKFLVKLDHIIYTKVKIVKHLPYLIFGLNNDDIEQHFISLIEKEEIKKKKKKKKKNEKNEKNEKTEKTEINEINEINEINEKNEKNEKNEKIEKRNTHQTNEINANLPISNKTNDEENKDISNEKKFKKNLKESQQITSVYFDNKDATCFSKRILRYENAQLIRFRWYNDNEYDHNKIIFIERKIHHEEWTGENSTKERFELEQKYVLKYMNGELNIRDYFIKKLNKKKKELYKIGNKKSCITEQVNCVDEKKIKNLEKKTKKNIKLANEIQQIILNNNLEPIIRTSYLRSAFQQSTDNTIRISIDTNISMLNEYIKKREYWCRLSEEILGKNEVIRLNYGIIEVKLKVNKIPEWITNILNSNESINLYKYSKYQTAMALLHSEKIKYIPIWVYENIHERFESKSNFSDLTIKDSHGHISDFEKIGNNMNQYSNKYLYPTNGYTTDLNMSAYNTLDKMDELEKTFYWINNKYNKHFKENEKINLLKIDPKVNFAAERTFLHYAIVSVYITLLALFLDRYKNNNTNIYLVIILLLITAFSSLISSYFFFLKRNSIIQKRKTGESNTKHLRFDSFYSPLILLVLLLFSIVLSIYFNFNFKAKPLI from the exons atggaagaTATACCAAATCATTATAAGAGATATTATGTGTCTcataagaaaataaaaaggataattttaaatatggGGAAAAagtacaaaaaaaaa cTCGAAAAGGGTCTAATGCAAAATACTGTTAAACACGCGGACAAACAGA gaataaaaatgttgcctccttttttatataacgATATAATTAGCcacgaaataaaaaaggtaAACAAATTTTcggaaaataaatataatgaaattataaaaaatttagttGAGGTATATAaagaattgaaaaaaataaaatgtaatagtgaattgttgaaaaataaaaaagatattGAAAAGATTTTAGACTTAATAGGATGTGATATAATtcattttgatttttatatccaaaaaaattttaaaataattatgaaattagtttttttttttgataaaataatgaatatatctataaatcAATGGGTATTATTAAGtctaataaaagaaaaattttgtaatataaatattgaaaatttgATAGTTTATTTATCCTTCTTATATTCTTCTCTTCgcttaataaataataatgaagtcaataataaagataaaaataatcaaataGATAATaaccaaaataaaaataatgaaacatgGATTCCTCCTGATACTTTTGAAAGAAcatcaaataaatttttgGTCAAATTAgatcatattatatatacaaaagtaaaaatagtaaaacatttaccatatttaatatttggattaaataatgatgatattgAACAGCATTTTATCAGCTTAATAGAgaaagaagaaataaaaaaaaaaaaaaaaaaaaaaaaaaaaaacgaaaaaaacgaaaaaaacgaaaaaaccGAAAAAACCGAAATAAACGAAATAAACGAAATAAACGAAATAAacgaaaaaaacgaaaaaaacgaaaaaaacgaaaagaTTGAAAAACGGAATACACACCAAACTAATGAGATAAATGCGAATTTACCAATTTCCAACAAAAcaaatgatgaagaaaataaagatatatcaaatgaaaaaaagtttaaaaaaaatctaAAAGAGTCACAACAAATAACATCagtatattttgataataaagATGCTACATGTTTTTCAAAACGAATTTTAAGATATGAAAATGCACAACTTATTAGATTCAGATGgtataatgataatgaatatgatcataataaaataatttttattgaGAGAAAAATACATCATGAAGAATGGACGGGAGAAAATTCAACAAAAGAAAGATTTGAATTAGaacaaaaatatgtattaaaatatatgaacggagaattaaatataagagattattttataaaaaaattgaataaaaaaaaaaaagaacttTATAAaataggaaataaaaaaagttgtATTACTGAACAAGTTAATTGTGtggatgaaaaaaaaataaaaaatttagaaaaaaaaacaaaaaaaaatattaaattagcaAATGAAATAcaacaaattatattaaataataatctaGAACCAATAATAAGAACCTCTTATTTAAGATCTGCATTTCAACAGAGTACTGACAATACTATAAGAATATCAATAGATACAAATATTTCGAtgttaaatgaatatattaaaaaaagagaatatTGGTGTAGATTATCTGAAGAAATTTTAGGAAAAAATGAAGTAATTCGTCTTAATTATGGAATTATAGAAGTTAAATTAAAAGTTAATAAAATACCTGAATGgattacaaatatattaaatagtAATGAatcaataaatttatataaatattcaaaatatcAAACAGCTATGGCTTTATTACATtctgaaaaaataaaatatataccaatatgggtatatgaaaatatacaTGAACGATTTGAATCGAAAAGTAATTTTAGTGACCTTACTATAAAAGATTCACATGGTCACATTAGtgattttgaaaaaattggGAATAATATGAATCAATACTCAAATAAATATCTTTATCCAACAAATGGTTATACAACAGATTTAAATATGTCTGCATATAATACATTGGATAAAATGGATGAATTagaaaaaacattttattggataaataataaatataataaacattttaaagaaaacgaaaaaataaatttattaaaaattgacCCTAAAGTAAATTTTGCTGCAGAAAGGACATTTCTTCATTATGCTATTGTATCTGTGTACATAACTTTATTGGCTCTATTTTTAGAtcgatataaaaataataatactaatatatatcttgttattattttgctACTAATCACTGCATTCTCTTCACTAATATCatcgtattttttttttttaaagagaAACAGTATAATTCAAAA GCGGAAAACTGGGGAATCCAACACAAAGCATCTACGATTCGACAGCTTTTATAGcccattaattttattagtgCTGCTTTTGTTTTCAATTGTTTTatcaatttattttaattttaatttcaaaGCTAAACCGTTGATTTGA